One Colius striatus isolate bColStr4 chromosome 7, bColStr4.1.hap1, whole genome shotgun sequence DNA segment encodes these proteins:
- the CORO1B gene encoding coronin-1B isoform X1 has protein sequence MSFRKVVRQSKFRHVFGQALRTEQCYDDIRVSRVTWDSTFCAINPAFLAVIVEASGGGAFLVLPLHKTGRIDKSYPTVCGHTGPVLDIDWCPHNDHVIASGSEDCSVMVWQIPEQGLSQPLTEPVVVLEGHSKRVGIVSWHPTARNVLLSAGCDNVVLIWNVGTAEELYRLDGLHPDLIYSVSWSRDGALFCTACKDKSVRVIDPRRGTVVAEKERAHEGARPMRAIFLADGKIFTTGFSRMSERQLALWDTDNLEEPMGLQELDSSNGALLPFYDPDTNVVYVCGKGDSSIRYFEITEEPPYIHFLNTFTSKEPQRGMGWMPKRGLDVSKCEIARFYKLHERKCEPIIMTVPRKSDLFQDDLYPDTAGPEAALEAEEWVAGRTAGPVLLSLRTAYVPPKQRELRLNRRSLLHDGRAPSAAAAAPSPAPAAAAAPSTPPSTPPPTRLSAPPALGTGTAGHTGAGRLDEVLQEVSALRALVAEQGLRITRLEEQLSRLENGHV, from the exons ATGTCGTTTCGGAAGGTGGTTCGGCAGAGCAAGTTCCGGCACGTGTTCGGGCAGGCGCTGCGCACCGAGCAGTGCTACGACGACATCCGCGTGTCCCGCGTCACCTGGGACAGCACCTTCTGCGCCATCAACCCCGCCTTCCTCGCCGTCATCGTGGAGGCCAGCGGAGGGGGGGCTTTCCTCGTCCTCCCCCTGCACaag ACTGGGCGCATCGACAAGTCGTACCCCACGGTGTGTGGGCACACGGGCCCCGTCCTGGACATCGACTGGTGCCCCCACAACGACCACGTCATCGCCAGCGGCTCCGAGGACTGCAGCGTCATG GTGTGGCAGATCCCCGAGCAGGGGCTGAGCCAGCCGCTGACGGAGCCGGTGGTCGTGCTGGAGGGACACTCCAAACGCGTGGGCATCGTCTCGTGGCACCCCACCGCCCGCAACGTCCTGCTCAGCGCGG ggTGTGACAACGTGGTGCTGATCTGGAACGTGGGCACGGCGGAGGAGCTGTACCGGCTGGACGGGCTGCACCCCGACCTCATCTACAGCGTCAGCTGGAGCCGCGACGGGGCCCTGTTCTGCACCGCCTGCAAGGACAAGAGCGTGCGGGTCATCGACCCCCGCCGTGGCACCGTGGTGGCT GAGAAGGAGCGGGCACATGAGGGGGCCAGGCCCATGAGAGCCATCTTCCTGGCCGACGGCAAGATCTTCACCACCGGCTTCAGCCGCATGAGCGAGAGGCAGCTGGCACTGTGGGACACG GACAACCTGGAGGAGcccatggggctgcaggagctggactCCAGCAACGgggctctgctccccttctacgACCCCGACACCAACGTGGTCTATGTCTGTGGCAAG GGAGACTCAAGCATCAGGTACTTTGAGATCACGGAGGAGCCGCCCTACATCCATTTCCTCAACACCTTCACCAGCAAAGAGCCCCAGCGGGGCATGGGCTGGATGCCCAAGCGTGGGCTGGATGTCAGCAAGTGTGAGATTGCCAG gtTTTACAAGCTGCACGAGCGCAAGTGTGAGCCCATCATCATGACAGTGCCAAGGAAG TCGGACCTGTTCCAGGACGACCTGTACCCCGACACGGCGGGGCCCGAGGCGGCGCTGGAGGCGGAGGAGTGGGTGGCGGGGCGCACGGCGGGGCCGGTGCTGCTCTCGCTGCGCACCGCCTACGTGCCCCCCAAGCAGCGGGAGCTGCGCCTCAACCGCCGCAGCCTCCTGCACGACGGGCGCgccccctccgccgccgccgccgccccctcaCCCGCCCCagccgccgccgcagcccccAGCACGCCGCCCAGCACGCCGCCCCCGACCCGCCTCAGCGCTCCCCCGGCCCTGGGAACCGGCACCGCGGGGCACACG GGGGCGGGGCGCCTGGACGAGGTGCTGCAGGAGGTGTCGGCGCTGCGGGCGCTGGTGGCCGAGCAGGGGCTGCGCATCACCCGCCTGGAGGAGCAGCTCAGCCGCCTGGAGAACGGGCACGTCTAG
- the CORO1B gene encoding coronin-1B isoform X2: MVWQIPEQGLSQPLTEPVVVLEGHSKRVGIVSWHPTARNVLLSAGCDNVVLIWNVGTAEELYRLDGLHPDLIYSVSWSRDGALFCTACKDKSVRVIDPRRGTVVAEKERAHEGARPMRAIFLADGKIFTTGFSRMSERQLALWDTDNLEEPMGLQELDSSNGALLPFYDPDTNVVYVCGKGDSSIRYFEITEEPPYIHFLNTFTSKEPQRGMGWMPKRGLDVSKCEIARFYKLHERKCEPIIMTVPRKSDLFQDDLYPDTAGPEAALEAEEWVAGRTAGPVLLSLRTAYVPPKQRELRLNRRSLLHDGRAPSAAAAAPSPAPAAAAAPSTPPSTPPPTRLSAPPALGTGTAGHTGAGRLDEVLQEVSALRALVAEQGLRITRLEEQLSRLENGHV, translated from the exons ATG GTGTGGCAGATCCCCGAGCAGGGGCTGAGCCAGCCGCTGACGGAGCCGGTGGTCGTGCTGGAGGGACACTCCAAACGCGTGGGCATCGTCTCGTGGCACCCCACCGCCCGCAACGTCCTGCTCAGCGCGG ggTGTGACAACGTGGTGCTGATCTGGAACGTGGGCACGGCGGAGGAGCTGTACCGGCTGGACGGGCTGCACCCCGACCTCATCTACAGCGTCAGCTGGAGCCGCGACGGGGCCCTGTTCTGCACCGCCTGCAAGGACAAGAGCGTGCGGGTCATCGACCCCCGCCGTGGCACCGTGGTGGCT GAGAAGGAGCGGGCACATGAGGGGGCCAGGCCCATGAGAGCCATCTTCCTGGCCGACGGCAAGATCTTCACCACCGGCTTCAGCCGCATGAGCGAGAGGCAGCTGGCACTGTGGGACACG GACAACCTGGAGGAGcccatggggctgcaggagctggactCCAGCAACGgggctctgctccccttctacgACCCCGACACCAACGTGGTCTATGTCTGTGGCAAG GGAGACTCAAGCATCAGGTACTTTGAGATCACGGAGGAGCCGCCCTACATCCATTTCCTCAACACCTTCACCAGCAAAGAGCCCCAGCGGGGCATGGGCTGGATGCCCAAGCGTGGGCTGGATGTCAGCAAGTGTGAGATTGCCAG gtTTTACAAGCTGCACGAGCGCAAGTGTGAGCCCATCATCATGACAGTGCCAAGGAAG TCGGACCTGTTCCAGGACGACCTGTACCCCGACACGGCGGGGCCCGAGGCGGCGCTGGAGGCGGAGGAGTGGGTGGCGGGGCGCACGGCGGGGCCGGTGCTGCTCTCGCTGCGCACCGCCTACGTGCCCCCCAAGCAGCGGGAGCTGCGCCTCAACCGCCGCAGCCTCCTGCACGACGGGCGCgccccctccgccgccgccgccgccccctcaCCCGCCCCagccgccgccgcagcccccAGCACGCCGCCCAGCACGCCGCCCCCGACCCGCCTCAGCGCTCCCCCGGCCCTGGGAACCGGCACCGCGGGGCACACG GGGGCGGGGCGCCTGGACGAGGTGCTGCAGGAGGTGTCGGCGCTGCGGGCGCTGGTGGCCGAGCAGGGGCTGCGCATCACCCGCCTGGAGGAGCAGCTCAGCCGCCTGGAGAACGGGCACGTCTAG